DNA from Oxyura jamaicensis isolate SHBP4307 breed ruddy duck chromosome 4, BPBGC_Ojam_1.0, whole genome shotgun sequence:
GATGGCAGTTCAACTCCATCAAGAGCAACAGTGACTGTTAATGTCACAGATATTAATGACAATGTCCCATCAATAGACACAAGATACATCATCAATCCAGTGAATGGGACGGTGCTTTTGTCTGAGAAAGCTCCACTTAATACAAAAATTGCATTAATAACAGTAATGGACAAGGATGCTGATCTGAATGGAAAGGTTACTTGTTTTACAGATCATGATGTCCCTTTTAGGCTGAAGCCAGTGTTTGATAATCAGTTTCTTCTGGAAACAGCCACATTTCTAGATTATGAAGCAACACGGGAATATGCTATTAAAATAGTGGCTTCAGATTCAGGGAAACCTCCCTTAAACCAGTCTGCAATGCTCCTGATcaaaattaaagatgaaaatgataATGCCCCAGTTTTTACACAGCCTGTTATAGGTCTTTCCATCCCTGAAAACAATGCTCCAGGTACTCAGCTAACCAAGATAAGTGCTACAGATGCTGACAGTGGGCGCAATGCTGAGATCAGCTATATTCTGGGTTCTGATGCACCCCCCATTTTCAACCTTGACCGCCGTACAGGCATTCTGACAGCAGTCAGAAAGTTggacagagaaaagcaagacaGGTACTCCTTCACTGTACTAGCTAAGGATAACGGGACGCCACCCTTGCAGACCAATGCTACTGTGACAGTGTCAGTTCTGGACCAGAATGATAACAGCCCTGCTTTCACACATAATGAATATAATTTCTATGTGCCAGAAAACTTACCCATGTATGGCACAGTAGGGCTTATCACAGTAACAGATGCTGACTCTGGAGAAAATGCTGCGGTCACTCTCTCTATATTAAATGGTAGAGATAATTTCATTATAGATCCACTTACTGGTGTAATAAGGCCTAACATTACCTTTGATAGGGAACAACAGGGGTCATACACTTTTCAGGTGAAAGCTGTGGATGGAGGAAGACTGCAGCGTTCCTCAACTGCCAAAGTGACCATCAATGTTGTTGATGTAAATGACAACAGGCCTGTTTTTGTTATTCCTTCATCTAATTATTCATATGAGTTGGTTCCAACATCATCCAGTCCAGGGTCTGTAGTTACTAAAGTCTTTGCAGTTGACAATGACACAGGCATGAATGCAGAGCTCCGTTACAGCATCATAGGTGGGAACTCAAGGGGCTTGTTTACAATTGACCAATTAACAGGCAATATTACTTTGAAAGAGAAGGTAATTACATCAGATCGTGGCTTGCATAGACTGGTGATAAAAGTCAATGACCTAGGACAGCCAGAGTCTCTTTATACTATAGCTCTTGTGCATTTGTTTGTGAATGAGACAGTCACCAATAGTTCCTATGTACAAGAGCTAGTGCGCAGGAATATGGAAACTCCAGTTGGCCAGAACATTGGGGATGGTGAGGTAACCCCACAAACCAATGATTATGTCAAGATCATAATTGCGATTATTGCAGGAACAATGACAGTTATTCTGGTaatttttgttactgctttaGTACGGTGCCGCCAGACGCCCAGGCACAAAGTAGtccaaaaaaacaagcagagtgGTGAATGGGTTTCCCCAAACCAAGAGAATAGGCAGatcaagaagaagaagaagaagaagaagcgCTCTCCAAAAAGTCTCCTCCTCAACTTTGTGACTATTGAAGAATCTAAGCCTGATGATCCTGGCCATGAGCACATAAATGGCACTTTAGACATTCCTGTAGAGCTAGAAGAACAGACTATGGGAAAATATAACTGGGCCACCACACCAACCACATTTAAACCTGATAGCCCAGATTTGGCAAAGCACTACAAGTCTGCTTCTCCACAGCCTACCTTTCAAATTAAACCTGAGACTCCTGTACCCCCCAAGAAGCACCATGTCATTCAGGAACTGCCTCTAGATAACACCTTTGTGGTGGGCTGTGACTCACTCTCCAAGTGCTCATCAAGCAGCTCGGACCCTTACAGTGTTTCCGAATGCAGCTGTCAAGGAGGCTTCAAGACCCCAGGCCCCATTCACACCAGACAGGTAATGGAAATTTTAAGGTTCTCTCTTTCTCCACTTCTTACTTTTCTATTCATATAGCTCTATCTCTGAGCACTGCATAATAACTTTTTCTGCAAGGATTGAAAGTTTGAAAGGTCATGTTTGATCCGGGCAGTGAAATGTAAACAATTTGAGATCCATCAGTGTTAACGGGAAATAATTAAAGTGATTTCTGGCTGTAAGGAAATGGAGCATTGAATTATTTCACTGGTGGGTATTCCTGACTGCAGATGGCAGTATGGCACTTCCTGCATTACTACAGTATGTTGTGCAGCTCTGTGAGACAGAGGGGTTATGATACTGTCCTCTGTAGTATTGTATGCTCAAGAATTGAAGTAATCTAGGCCAGGTGGAAAGCAATAAAGCTTTACAGGATCTGATAAGTGGTTCTTAATATTAATGGAGTCTGGAATTGCAACCTTCATTTGGGCACAGCTTTAATTCAAGGTCCCTCAAAAGCAGGCAACGATTTTCCTCTGAGAGCTTCAGTGCCATTTTCAGACTAGAAAAGTACTGGACTACTTAAATCTTGTAGAATGATGCAGTCAACAGCCAAAGCTGGGAGAAAATTAGAAGCATCAGTATAATTACTCTCACTTTTTAGCAGCTATGCTTGATAATACAGATACTAGCTTCTCAGAAATTAAGTACAGCATAGGAAATGTCTAAAGAttccttaatttaaaattaaattaaaatgaggaCCTATAAGACACTATAGAAAGGCTGTAAGTCACTGGAAATTGAATCTAGTTTCTATCCATGTTCTgcaaaaaaaagactttgttaTATCAttgataatatattttaatattattgtttGGGAACATATCCTCAGCATGACTAAGTCTGCTAGACTTTTTGTTCCAGGTGAGgttctgaattttcttctatGGGCTTTCTTTTATTACCACTACATTGATATCAAAATATTCCTAAAAAAACTCTCTATGCACACTATGCatcatattattaaaaattacaggACGGGTCGGTTATTTTACCTTATTCACCTTAACACAGTTTTGTATGGTAGCTCATATTGCTCTGTGCtataaaaattccattttttgCTGAGTTGCGTTAACTGAAAAGCCTTTTCCTAATTTATTCATCTTGTTGAACTCTCATAACTCCAAGGAGGGTGTTGCTGTTTTCAGCATCTCTGGAGGCCTGATCCAAGTGATTTTTCAATTGAATACAGGGACTCCAGTGTAGCTCCTCTGAGCCAAAAAGGTTCTTACATTGTCTGCTCAAAAACACTTCGTAATGCAGTAATTCTGCTAACAAAGAAGGTAAACTTATGACACTCTAGGTCTTTACTAACCTAGTTCTTCAATTTTCAGGCGCTTTTAAAGGAGAATGGAAAGCAATTCTCTTCTGCAGAAGCCGGTtgggaaaaagcattttcttttatctgtacCTTAAAGGTCAATGACAGGCGTTTCCTGTCGGGGAGAGCAGGATAgaactgtttgctttgcagTGCTCATTACTTGACAGTAGCTTGTCTTTATATAGCTGTACCTGAAAGTATATAtgtgtaatatatataatatatatgtatgatgCTCAGAATATACCATATTGATTTTGTTAAATCTCCAGTTATCCTTCTTTAGGTTTAATTTTCAATATGAAAGTGACCACATTGCTGGAGAAATTATAAATACTCTCTGACAATGGCCCTTTATGCTAGCTAGAAAACAACATTGACCATTCAACACATGAATTGATATTTgtattacttatttatatataatacaaataatgcatttatttacataaattagGCAAGGGAGGCCATTTGAGTTAAATCCTTTGTGTTGGACTTCGATCACAATACCAAAATAGTATTTCATGATAGGTgagaacaaatatat
Protein-coding regions in this window:
- the PCDH11X gene encoding protocadherin-11 X-linked isoform X1, which gives rise to MDLLSGTYLLAVLLAYIVFQSGAQEKNYTVREELPENVLIGNLLKDLNLTLDPDVPLSSPLQFKLVYKTGDVPLVRVEENTGEIFTTANRIDREKLCSGIFSENRCFYEVEVAVLPDEVFRLVKIRFLIEDINDNAPLFPSTVINISVPENTAINSRYSVPSAIDPDIGVNGIQHYELLKPKTAPKRTFGSITNDQGQNVFGLDIIETPEGDKWPQLIVQQILDREQKDTYVMKIKVEDGGSPPRSSTAILQVTVTDVNDNRPVFKENDIEVSIPENAPVGTSVSQLHATDADLGSNAQIHFYFSNQISSLAKRLFAIDNATGLITIREPLDREESPVHKLTVLASDGSSTPSRATVTVNVTDINDNVPSIDTRYIINPVNGTVLLSEKAPLNTKIALITVMDKDADLNGKVTCFTDHDVPFRLKPVFDNQFLLETATFLDYEATREYAIKIVASDSGKPPLNQSAMLLIKIKDENDNAPVFTQPVIGLSIPENNAPGTQLTKISATDADSGRNAEISYILGSDAPPIFNLDRRTGILTAVRKLDREKQDRYSFTVLAKDNGTPPLQTNATVTVSVLDQNDNSPAFTHNEYNFYVPENLPMYGTVGLITVTDADSGENAAVTLSILNGRDNFIIDPLTGVIRPNITFDREQQGSYTFQVKAVDGGRLQRSSTAKVTINVVDVNDNRPVFVIPSSNYSYELVPTSSSPGSVVTKVFAVDNDTGMNAELRYSIIGGNSRGLFTIDQLTGNITLKEKVITSDRGLHRLVIKVNDLGQPESLYTIALVHLFVNETVTNSSYVQELVRRNMETPVGQNIGDGEVTPQTNDYVKIIIAIIAGTMTVILVIFVTALVRCRQTPRHKVVQKNKQSGEWVSPNQENRQIKKKKKKKKRSPKSLLLNFVTIEESKPDDPGHEHINGTLDIPVELEEQTMGKYNWATTPTTFKPDSPDLAKHYKSASPQPTFQIKPETPVPPKKHHVIQELPLDNTFVVGCDSLSKCSSSSSDPYSVSECSCQGGFKTPGPIHTRQHTKEMGRPQTPLKEATLEPWTQPQTQRRVTFHLPDGSQESCSDSGLGDHEPTSGASTSHPLPLGFPQEEYYEQASPNSRTEGDGNSDPESTIEVNLQKALAEASETCTQECLILGHSDNCWMPPSLTQYQQSNTPLPSFGFQQGWGRGARPDGRHTLGRSLPKDDTEKGQGGLRPQFYNTCERHCTSEDPVKVIPLANFAVSHQTPVSGSSTTFIHEHQL
- the PCDH11X gene encoding protocadherin-11 X-linked isoform X7 — its product is MDLLSGTYLLAVLLAYIVFQSGAQEKNYTVREELPENVLIGNLLKDLNLTLDPDVPLSSPLQFKLVYKTGDVPLVRVEENTGEIFTTANRIDREKLCSGIFSENRCFYEVEVAVLPDEVFRLVKIRFLIEDINDNAPLFPSTVINISVPENTAINSRYSVPSAIDPDIGVNGIQHYELLKPKTAPKRTFGSITNDQGQNVFGLDIIETPEGDKWPQLIVQQILDREQKDTYVMKIKVEDGGSPPRSSTAILQVTVTDVNDNRPVFKENDIEVSIPENAPVGTSVSQLHATDADLGSNAQIHFYFSNQISSLAKRLFAIDNATGLITIREPLDREESPVHKLTVLASDGSSTPSRATVTVNVTDINDNVPSIDTRYIINPVNGTVLLSEKAPLNTKIALITVMDKDADLNGKVTCFTDHDVPFRLKPVFDNQFLLETATFLDYEATREYAIKIVASDSGKPPLNQSAMLLIKIKDENDNAPVFTQPVIGLSIPENNAPGTQLTKISATDADSGRNAEISYILGSDAPPIFNLDRRTGILTAVRKLDREKQDRYSFTVLAKDNGTPPLQTNATVTVSVLDQNDNSPAFTHNEYNFYVPENLPMYGTVGLITVTDADSGENAAVTLSILNGRDNFIIDPLTGVIRPNITFDREQQGSYTFQVKAVDGGRLQRSSTAKVTINVVDVNDNRPVFVIPSSNYSYELVPTSSSPGSVVTKVFAVDNDTGMNAELRYSIIGGNSRGLFTIDQLTGNITLKEKVITSDRGLHRLVIKVNDLGQPESLYTIALVHLFVNETVTNSSYVQELVRRNMETPVGQNIGDGEVTPQTNDYVKIIIAIIAGTMTVILVIFVTALVRCRQTPRHKVVQKNKQSGEWVSPNQENRQIKKKKKKKKRSPKSLLLNFVTIEESKPDDPGHEHINGTLDIPVELEEQTMGKYNWATTPTTFKPDSPDLAKHYKSASPQPTFQIKPETPVPPKKHHVIQELPLDNTFVVGCDSLSKCSSSSSDPYSVSECSCQGGFKTPGPIHTRQHTKEMGRPQTPLKEATLEPWTQPQCTQCMETDVAAWKINSQELNYSP
- the PCDH11X gene encoding protocadherin-11 X-linked isoform X2, with the translated sequence MDLLSGTYLLAVLLAYIVFQSGAQEKNYTVREELPENVLIGNLLKDLNLTLDPDVPLSSPLQFKLVYKTGDVPLVRVEENTGEIFTTANRIDREKLCSGIFSENRCFYEVEVAVLPDEVFRLVKIRFLIEDINDNAPLFPSTVINISVPENTAINSRYSVPSAIDPDIGVNGIQHYELLKGQNVFGLDIIETPEGDKWPQLIVQQILDREQKDTYVMKIKVEDGGSPPRSSTAILQVTVTDVNDNRPVFKENDIEVSIPENAPVGTSVSQLHATDADLGSNAQIHFYFSNQISSLAKRLFAIDNATGLITIREPLDREESPVHKLTVLASDGSSTPSRATVTVNVTDINDNVPSIDTRYIINPVNGTVLLSEKAPLNTKIALITVMDKDADLNGKVTCFTDHDVPFRLKPVFDNQFLLETATFLDYEATREYAIKIVASDSGKPPLNQSAMLLIKIKDENDNAPVFTQPVIGLSIPENNAPGTQLTKISATDADSGRNAEISYILGSDAPPIFNLDRRTGILTAVRKLDREKQDRYSFTVLAKDNGTPPLQTNATVTVSVLDQNDNSPAFTHNEYNFYVPENLPMYGTVGLITVTDADSGENAAVTLSILNGRDNFIIDPLTGVIRPNITFDREQQGSYTFQVKAVDGGRLQRSSTAKVTINVVDVNDNRPVFVIPSSNYSYELVPTSSSPGSVVTKVFAVDNDTGMNAELRYSIIGGNSRGLFTIDQLTGNITLKEKVITSDRGLHRLVIKVNDLGQPESLYTIALVHLFVNETVTNSSYVQELVRRNMETPVGQNIGDGEVTPQTNDYVKIIIAIIAGTMTVILVIFVTALVRCRQTPRHKVVQKNKQSGEWVSPNQENRQIKKKKKKKKRSPKSLLLNFVTIEESKPDDPGHEHINGTLDIPVELEEQTMGKYNWATTPTTFKPDSPDLAKHYKSASPQPTFQIKPETPVPPKKHHVIQELPLDNTFVVGCDSLSKCSSSSSDPYSVSECSCQGGFKTPGPIHTRQHTKEMGRPQTPLKEATLEPWTQPQTQRRVTFHLPDGSQESCSDSGLGDHEPTSGASTSHPLPLGFPQEEYYEQASPNSRTEGDGNSDPESTIEVNLQKALAEASETCTQECLILGHSDNCWMPPSLTQYQQSNTPLPSFGFQQGWGRGARPDGRHTLGRSLPKDDTEKGQGGLRPQFYNTCERHCTSEDPVKVIPLANFAVSHQTPVSGSSTTFIHEHQL
- the PCDH11X gene encoding protocadherin-11 X-linked isoform X4, with product MDLLSGTYLLAVLLAYIVFQSGAQEKNYTVREELPENVLIGNLLKDLNLTLDPDVPLSSPLQFKLVYKTGDVPLVRVEENTGEIFTTANRIDREKLCSGIFSENRCFYEVEVAVLPDEVFRLVKIRFLIEDINDNAPLFPSTVINISVPENTAINSRYSVPSAIDPDIGVNGIQHYELLKPKTAPKRTFGSITNDQGQNVFGLDIIETPEGDKWPQLIVQQILDREQKDTYVMKIKVEDGGSPPRSSTAILQVTVTDVNDNRPVFKENDIEVSIPENAPVGTSVSQLHATDADLGSNAQIHFYFSNQISSLAKRLFAIDNATGLITIREPLDREESPVHKLTVLASDGSSTPSRATVTVNVTDINDNVPSIDTRYIINPVNGTVLLSEKAPLNTKIALITVMDKDADLNGKVTCFTDHDVPFRLKPVFDNQFLLETATFLDYEATREYAIKIVASDSGKPPLNQSAMLLIKIKDENDNAPVFTQPVIGLSIPENNAPGTQLTKISATDADSGRNAEISYILGSDAPPIFNLDRRTGILTAVRKLDREKQDRYSFTVLAKDNGTPPLQTNATVTVSVLDQNDNSPAFTHNEYNFYVPENLPMYGTVGLITVTDADSGENAAVTLSILNGRDNFIIDPLTGVIRPNITFDREQQGSYTFQVKAVDGGRLQRSSTAKVTINVVDVNDNRPVFVIPSSNYSYELVPTSSSPGSVVTKVFAVDNDTGMNAELRYSIIGGNSRGLFTIDQLTGNITLKEKVITSDRGLHRLVIKVNDLGQPESLYTIALVHLFVNETVTNSSYVQELVRRNMETPVGQNIGDGEVTPQTNDYVKIIIAIIAGTMTVILVIFVTALVRCRQTPRHKVVQKNKQSGEWVSPNQENRQIKKKKKKKKRSPKSLLLNFVTIEESKPDDPGHEHINGTLDIPVELEEQTMGKYNWATTPTTFKPDSPDLAKHYKSASPQPTFQIKPETPVPPKKHHVIQELPLDNTFVVGCDSLSKCSSSSSDPYSVSECSCQGGFKTPGPIHTRQHTKEMGRPQTPLKEATLEPWTQPQTQRRVTFHLPDGSQESCSDSGLGDHEPTSGASTSHPLPLGFPQEEYYEQASPNSRTEGDGNSDPESRLERSRRSFKTTKLSPFLTYSDGESAGLSNSLNYGAQKWQ
- the PCDH11X gene encoding protocadherin-11 X-linked isoform X5 gives rise to the protein MDLLSGTYLLAVLLAYIVFQSGAQEKNYTVREELPENVLIGNLLKDLNLTLDPDVPLSSPLQFKLVYKTGDVPLVRVEENTGEIFTTANRIDREKLCSGIFSENRCFYEVEVAVLPDEVFRLVKIRFLIEDINDNAPLFPSTVINISVPENTAINSRYSVPSAIDPDIGVNGIQHYELLKPKTAPKRTFGSITNDQGQNVFGLDIIETPEGDKWPQLIVQQILDREQKDTYVMKIKVEDGGSPPRSSTAILQVTVTDVNDNRPVFKENDIEVSIPENAPVGTSVSQLHATDADLGSNAQIHFYFSNQISSLAKRLFAIDNATGLITIREPLDREESPVHKLTVLASDGSSTPSRATVTVNVTDINDNVPSIDTRYIINPVNGTVLLSEKAPLNTKIALITVMDKDADLNGKVTCFTDHDVPFRLKPVFDNQFLLETATFLDYEATREYAIKIVASDSGKPPLNQSAMLLIKIKDENDNAPVFTQPVIGLSIPENNAPGTQLTKISATDADSGRNAEISYILGSDAPPIFNLDRRTGILTAVRKLDREKQDRYSFTVLAKDNGTPPLQTNATVTVSVLDQNDNSPAFTHNEYNFYVPENLPMYGTVGLITVTDADSGENAAVTLSILNGRDNFIIDPLTGVIRPNITFDREQQGSYTFQVKAVDGGRLQRSSTAKVTINVVDVNDNRPVFVIPSSNYSYELVPTSSSPGSVVTKVFAVDNDTGMNAELRYSIIGGNSRGLFTIDQLTGNITLKEKVITSDRGLHRLVIKVNDLGQPESLYTIALVHLFVNETVTNSSYVQELVRRNMETPVGQNIGDGEVTPQTNDYVKIIIAIIAGTMTVILVIFVTALVRCRQTPRHKVVQKNKQSGEWVSPNQENRQIKKKKKKKKRSPKSLLLNFVTIEESKPDDPGHEHINGTLDIPVELEEQTMGKYNWATTPTTFKPDSPDLAKHYKSASPQPTFQIKPETPVPPKKHHVIQELPLDNTFVVGCDSLSKCSSSSSDPYSVSECSCQGGFKTPGPIHTRQHTKEMGRPQTPLKEATLEPWTQPQFTGTELFSIKSRWFFFAWLTASACRICNQWKSE
- the PCDH11X gene encoding protocadherin-11 X-linked isoform X3, whose product is MDLLSGTYLLAVLLAYIVFQSGAQEKNYTVREELPENVLIGNLLKDLNLTLDPDVPLSSPLQFKLVYKTGDVPLVRVEENTGEIFTTANRIDREKLCSGIFSENRCFYEVEVAVLPDEVFRLVKIRFLIEDINDNAPLFPSTVINISVPENTAINSRYSVPSAIDPDIGVNGIQHYELLKPKTAPKRTFGSITNDQGQNVFGLDIIETPEGDKWPQLIVQQILDREQKDTYVMKIKVEDGGSPPRSSTAILQVTVTDVNDNRPVFKENDIEVSIPENAPVGTSVSQLHATDADLGSNAQIHFYFSNQISSLAKRLFAIDNATGLITIREPLDREESPVHKLTVLASDGSSTPSRATVTVNVTDINDNVPSIDTRYIINPVNGTVLLSEKAPLNTKIALITVMDKDADLNGKVTCFTDHDVPFRLKPVFDNQFLLETATFLDYEATREYAIKIVASDSGKPPLNQSAMLLIKIKDENDNAPVFTQPVIGLSIPENNAPGTQLTKISATDADSGRNAEISYILGSDAPPIFNLDRRTGILTAVRKLDREKQDRYSFTVLAKDNGTPPLQTNATVTVSVLDQNDNSPAFTHNEYNFYVPENLPMYGTVGLITVTDADSGENAAVTLSILNGRDNFIIDPLTGVIRPNITFDREQQGSYTFQVKAVDGGRLQRSSTAKVTINVVDVNDNRPVFVIPSSNYSYELVPTSSSPGSVVTKVFAVDNDTGMNAELRYSIIGGNSRGLFTIDQLTGNITLKEKVITSDRGLHRLVIKVNDLGQPESLYTIALVHLFVNETVTNSSYVQELVRRNMETPVGQNIGDGEVTPQTNDYVKIIIAIIAGTMTVILVIFVTALVRCRQTPRHKVVQKNKQSGEWVSPNQENRQIKKKKKKKKRSPKSLLLNFVTIEESKPDDPGHEHINGTLDIPVELEEQTMGKYNWATTPTTFKPDSPDLAKHYKSASPQPTFQIKPETPVPPKKHHVIQELPLDNTFVVGCDSLSKCSSSSSDPYSVSECSCQGGFKTPGPIHTRQHTKEMGRPQTPLKEATLEPWTQPQTQRRVTFHLPDGSQESCSDSGLGDHEPTSGASTSHPLPLGFPQEEYYEQASPNSRTEGDGNSDPESMFENDKCEDLARVPNESSCHGGCQVTQLKRVFCQREEVAFS
- the PCDH11X gene encoding protocadherin-11 X-linked isoform X8, which translates into the protein MDLLSGTYLLAVLLAYIVFQSGAQEKNYTVREELPENVLIGNLLKDLNLTLDPDVPLSSPLQFKLVYKTGDVPLVRVEENTGEIFTTANRIDREKLCSGIFSENRCFYEVEVAVLPDEVFRLVKIRFLIEDINDNAPLFPSTVINISVPENTAINSRYSVPSAIDPDIGVNGIQHYELLKPKTAPKRTFGSITNDQGQNVFGLDIIETPEGDKWPQLIVQQILDREQKDTYVMKIKVEDGGSPPRSSTAILQVTVTDVNDNRPVFKENDIEVSIPENAPVGTSVSQLHATDADLGSNAQIHFYFSNQISSLAKRLFAIDNATGLITIREPLDREESPVHKLTVLASDGSSTPSRATVTVNVTDINDNVPSIDTRYIINPVNGTVLLSEKAPLNTKIALITVMDKDADLNGKVTCFTDHDVPFRLKPVFDNQFLLETATFLDYEATREYAIKIVASDSGKPPLNQSAMLLIKIKDENDNAPVFTQPVIGLSIPENNAPGTQLTKISATDADSGRNAEISYILGSDAPPIFNLDRRTGILTAVRKLDREKQDRYSFTVLAKDNGTPPLQTNATVTVSVLDQNDNSPAFTHNEYNFYVPENLPMYGTVGLITVTDADSGENAAVTLSILNGRDNFIIDPLTGVIRPNITFDREQQGSYTFQVKAVDGGRLQRSSTAKVTINVVDVNDNRPVFVIPSSNYSYELVPTSSSPGSVVTKVFAVDNDTGMNAELRYSIIGGNSRGLFTIDQLTGNITLKEKVITSDRGLHRLVIKVNDLGQPESLYTIALVHLFVNETVTNSSYVQELVRRNMETPVGQNIGDGEVTPQTNDYVKIIIAIIAGTMTVILVIFVTALVRCRQTPRHKVVQKNKQSGEWVSPNQENRQIKKKKKKKKRSPKSLLLNFVTIEESKPDDPGHEHINGTLDIPVELEEQTMGKYNWATTPTTFKPDSPDLAKHYKSASPQPTFQIKPETPVPPKKHHVIQELPLDNTFVVGCDSLSKCSSSSSDPYSVSECSCQGGFKTPGPIHTRQHTKEMGRPQTPLKEATLEPWTQPQNPSQGTVFRKWNLC
- the PCDH11X gene encoding protocadherin-11 X-linked isoform X6, which codes for MDLLSGTYLLAVLLAYIVFQSGAQEKNYTVREELPENVLIGNLLKDLNLTLDPDVPLSSPLQFKLVYKTGDVPLVRVEENTGEIFTTANRIDREKLCSGIFSENRCFYEVEVAVLPDEVFRLVKIRFLIEDINDNAPLFPSTVINISVPENTAINSRYSVPSAIDPDIGVNGIQHYELLKPKTAPKRTFGSITNDQGQNVFGLDIIETPEGDKWPQLIVQQILDREQKDTYVMKIKVEDGGSPPRSSTAILQVTVTDVNDNRPVFKENDIEVSIPENAPVGTSVSQLHATDADLGSNAQIHFYFSNQISSLAKRLFAIDNATGLITIREPLDREESPVHKLTVLASDGSSTPSRATVTVNVTDINDNVPSIDTRYIINPVNGTVLLSEKAPLNTKIALITVMDKDADLNGKVTCFTDHDVPFRLKPVFDNQFLLETATFLDYEATREYAIKIVASDSGKPPLNQSAMLLIKIKDENDNAPVFTQPVIGLSIPENNAPGTQLTKISATDADSGRNAEISYILGSDAPPIFNLDRRTGILTAVRKLDREKQDRYSFTVLAKDNGTPPLQTNATVTVSVLDQNDNSPAFTHNEYNFYVPENLPMYGTVGLITVTDADSGENAAVTLSILNGRDNFIIDPLTGVIRPNITFDREQQGSYTFQVKAVDGGRLQRSSTAKVTINVVDVNDNRPVFVIPSSNYSYELVPTSSSPGSVVTKVFAVDNDTGMNAELRYSIIGGNSRGLFTIDQLTGNITLKEKVITSDRGLHRLVIKVNDLGQPESLYTIALVHLFVNETVTNSSYVQELVRRNMETPVGQNIGDGEVTPQTNDYVKIIIAIIAGTMTVILVIFVTALVRCRQTPRHKVVQKNKQSGEWVSPNQENRQIKKKKKKKKRSPKSLLLNFVTIEESKPDDPGHEHINGTLDIPVELEEQTMGKYNWATTPTTFKPDSPDLAKHYKSASPQPTFQIKPETPVPPKKHHVIQELPLDNTFVVGCDSLSKCSSSSSDPYSVSECSCQGGFKTPGPIHTRQHTKEMGRPQTPLKEATLEPWTQPQCTQCMETDVAAWKIKYERLILINLGQDLRT
- the PCDH11X gene encoding protocadherin-11 X-linked isoform X9, with amino-acid sequence MDLLSGTYLLAVLLAYIVFQSGAQEKNYTVREELPENVLIGNLLKDLNLTLDPDVPLSSPLQFKLVYKTGDVPLVRVEENTGEIFTTANRIDREKLCSGIFSENRCFYEVEVAVLPDEVFRLVKIRFLIEDINDNAPLFPSTVINISVPENTAINSRYSVPSAIDPDIGVNGIQHYELLKPKTAPKRTFGSITNDQGQNVFGLDIIETPEGDKWPQLIVQQILDREQKDTYVMKIKVEDGGSPPRSSTAILQVTVTDVNDNRPVFKENDIEVSIPENAPVGTSVSQLHATDADLGSNAQIHFYFSNQISSLAKRLFAIDNATGLITIREPLDREESPVHKLTVLASDGSSTPSRATVTVNVTDINDNVPSIDTRYIINPVNGTVLLSEKAPLNTKIALITVMDKDADLNGKVTCFTDHDVPFRLKPVFDNQFLLETATFLDYEATREYAIKIVASDSGKPPLNQSAMLLIKIKDENDNAPVFTQPVIGLSIPENNAPGTQLTKISATDADSGRNAEISYILGSDAPPIFNLDRRTGILTAVRKLDREKQDRYSFTVLAKDNGTPPLQTNATVTVSVLDQNDNSPAFTHNEYNFYVPENLPMYGTVGLITVTDADSGENAAVTLSILNGRDNFIIDPLTGVIRPNITFDREQQGSYTFQVKAVDGGRLQRSSTAKVTINVVDVNDNRPVFVIPSSNYSYELVPTSSSPGSVVTKVFAVDNDTGMNAELRYSIIGGNSRGLFTIDQLTGNITLKEKVITSDRGLHRLVIKVNDLGQPESLYTIALVHLFVNETVTNSSYVQELVRRNMETPVGQNIGDGEVTPQTNDYVKIIIAIIAGTMTVILVIFVTALVRCRQTPRHKVVQKNKQSGEWVSPNQENRQIKKKKKKKKRSPKSLLLNFVTIEESKPDDPGHEHINGTLDIPVELEEQTMGKYNWATTPTTFKPDSPDLAKHYKSASPQPTFQIKPETPVPPKKHHVIQELPLDNTFVVGCDSLSKCSSSSSDPYSVSECSCQGGFKTPGPIHTRQHTKEMGRPQTPLKEATLEPWTQPQAQGFISGVAS